In Gammaproteobacteria bacterium, one genomic interval encodes:
- a CDS encoding Holliday junction branch migration DNA helicase RuvB: MIESDRLISGQLQADEDGFDRAVRPKRLADYQGQPRVKAQLEIFIEAARRRMAHAGEAFEEALDHVLIFGPPGLGKTTLAHI, translated from the coding sequence ATGATCGAAAGTGATCGACTGATTAGTGGACAGTTGCAAGCTGACGAGGATGGTTTCGATCGTGCCGTCAGGCCGAAACGCTTGGCTGACTACCAAGGGCAGCCACGGGTGAAAGCTCAACTGGAAATTTTTATTGAGGCCGCCAGACGGCGTATGGCACATGCCGGAGAAGCGTTTGAGGAAGCGCTTGATCATGTCCTGATTTTTGGCCCGCCTGGACTTGGCAAAACCACTCTGGCCCATATCAT